The genomic stretch TAAATGTTCAAGCACAACCCAAAGCTTTAATCAAACACTAATTTCAGTGTTCACGCAGGTCTTTTTcacattgtattttaattcctTGAACTTTATCAACTGCTAATCAATCTTCtcttaactttttatttatcaatccgtagtactatttctattgtttcttcAAAGCGGTGACTAAACATGTTGCTTCTTCATTTtgcagataaaaatataaaagtatgtgTAGTTGTGTACtactaattattgtatatcGCGATTATGCagggtattttatttatttataaccttAAATTTCTGAGAGAACATGAACCAAACCATAGTTAATTTTAACatgcaatttaaattaatatatcatGCCACTTAGTAACTTTCTATAAATTTcactataattgaaaattggTTCCAACCTTGCTCGCATTCTAATGTCTATTTTGGAGCttgtaattacaaattaaaaaaaaataagattgtgttaagttttaacttttattaggTTTATAAATGTGACATTAGGAATACATTTAATCCAGAGACaatataacgaaataaatgCTACGAACAGCGGCTCGGAAGTCGGAGCTACGCTTTGTGGTAGAGTTAGTGTAATAACATGTCTCTTGACTGCGAACGAAGCGTAACAATACAATTACGCAAATGCGGTGGTGTATGTAGAAAACTTTACGGTAGCAATACGGCTAGACTCCCAATCCTTTAATATCTTTGTCGTcatctgtttttatttttcatctgTGAATGTGTAACTTTCTGATATTTTTTGCACCAATTTTCCTCAAGTAAGatagtaaactttaatttCATCACCGTTTTAAACAAAGGTAAATGAAAGATGAATAATGCACCCCAATTTTCGTTACGGTGGAATAACTATGTTAGCCACGTTACAGaagcttttaatattcttaGATTTGAAAATGATTTGGTAGACGTTACCTTATGTTGTGATGGTGGAAAAATAAAAGCACACAAAATGCTCTTATCAGCCtgtagtaattattttaaacagatatttaaagaaaacccATGTCAGCATCCTGTGATTATATTTAGGAACTTCAAATATGAAGATCTTAAcgcaattataaattttatgtaccATGGTGAAGTCAATATATTTCAAGAGCAGTTAGAATCATTTCTAATTACTGCTGAACTTTTGGAAGTTAAAGGACTGACTGATAATTTAGAAGAAGAATCCTATAAAAACCAGATAAGAATAAATGATAGTGTTTCATTAGATTTGACTTCAAAATCAAAACCAGAATCCATAGTACAAACTACTTCAGAAGAACCTATAAACTTGGCTACTTTGCAACCTACCAGAGAAGACAATTTGCCCACAAATGCTCCATTTGTAGTAGTGGAACACGATAATATGTTTGATTTACAACTGGACTCAAATAAAGATAGCAATATATCACAATCAAAGCCTTCGGGATCATCTGATGAAATGCATGTTGATTATCAATCTACCTCAGTGGAGGATTTGCAAGAAAAATCTAGTTCAGGTTAGTATATCtacaacaatacaataaatatgaaGGAGTGTTGCATAATAGGTAGGTATAAcctttattttctattcttatcagagatttaaaattaacatgatTCTTATCAGAAAACTAAATGTCTTAAGCCcttactaataatatagtaaCCTTACTtctaattgtataatatttaaaagatttacATGTATAATTTTGAACTGATATAAGAaatttaagattttgtaacattatacatatatatatttaatatgtaaccTTATTTTGATTTAGTAGCAGTTGTGCAAAATGCACCTCTTAACCCTGAAGTAGTGTTCAAACTATAGCAATGCCTGCAGTTTTCATTGTAGATAATGAAGAATAAATATCGTAATGACACTTATGTTGTTATGACTATTATTTTTGGTATTTCTATTTGTCTTTTCAGTGATTGAGCACATTATCTTTTCATTCCCGATTGCCccttgttctttaaaaaaaaactatacttTAACCATGAAAGCAGCGAAAAAGtgatagtttatatatatttataacttaccattttatgtttaaattttcacaATAGGTTTTGTTACTTATGGAGAATGTTTAccatagatttttaaattataccaAGGGTTATAGTCATAGTCCATATAGTCTTGGAGGGAGACTTATTTAATGTgtcattttatgtttaaattttcactAACATGTTTGGTTACTTACAATATATGGAGAATGATTAGATGGGCTCActcattgaattatttaatgtgctataattttttattacagaaacAGATTTAGCCAAGTTCCGCTGTCAACTATGCCCCAAAGGTTTTAAACATCCAACATCTTTAACACTCCATAAAGATTCACATGCTGGTAAAACACAATGCCCTGTATGCCGTCGGTCATTTTCTAGGTCTTATGACATGAGGAGCCACCTTCAAAGAATTCATCAAGGAAAGCAGCTTACTATAAAGGAAATAAGATACAAAAATTCTAATGATACTGTTGCAGCCAAACAGtttacacataatatttagtatatggCAAAACTCTGCACATGGTGCAGCTGCCTATTATAGAACTAAGCATATATTGTTatggaaaaaaatacattattgtatattatttacatttgatAAGTCACAAAGAAATTGCTCAGAGTTTAAGCTTTGGCTATTTTTATACTAgtctataatattgtttaaatatatctgtTGAAATATGTATGTGTTTATTTGGAAATTTACCAATATCCTTTGTAATTGACATTTATAGCTGGATTAGTTTTCCTGTTGACAAAAAAAGCTAAATCCCACTGATTATGGGATCACCATTGTTTTTTAGTAAAGAGCTTGtcattaatcaattaattttattttggagataaataatataatgtaagaaagaaaactatttataataatatataaagtttgcacaaaaaaagaaatacacaataggtttaattaactataattCAGCTTACACCAGCAACACTAATTTTCCGtaacatagttttattattttcataataaatgagACGATGCAATATAATTCCCTACCCAGCAAACTGGTattccaaaagttttaaactccattttcattttacataTCTTGAAAGACGTAACAcgtaggtcttgggtgtttaaatatgtgtttatatgtatgtatatccgttgcctagtacccataacacaagcttcaccagcttagcatgggactaggtcaattgacaattggtgtgaattgtccaataaaaaaaaataaaaaaaatatatttcaccaATGGACAAATGATCTATGGTTGTATAAATTTCCCCTTAATATCACCATTTACAAAATTGAGGTATGAGagaactatttttataaaactgttctatataaagtatgatattttttaatgtacctAGGTTAGTTGGATAGTTTATGGTTACTTGCGGTTATATTGCCCAGCCATGAAAAGGTTCATACTACTTGTATTATCATGTCAAACTTAatggtaaaatttaatttagtaagtTACTTAAGTCACAAACAACCAGAataggtaataataaaaagaagccAGAACATGTAAAGGGGCGTTCTGTCTTACTGTGTAAGTAGTTCCTTCAGACTCAGGAGGAGATTATGCTAAAATCAAAAGTATTAAcaattctataaaattaaaagtacttAACGTTTACGTTTACATTGGTCTTacgttttttctataatttgcTACTCAAAATCAACTCATCAACGCCCGAATATTTAGCCATTATAACCGACGGAGGAGGTTATTAATTTGACGTGTAATTTGCAGCGGCTAAGTCCCATAGGATATTGTAATCAGATTGATAGTTGTCTGAAATGTCTCATAAAGAATCCATCTCGCGCCGTCGCGGCGCATCGTGATTTGTCGCTTATAAGTCAATGTTTTTTAAGTCTATTTTTATGGACTTAAATCGTCTCATAAACCTGAATTAACGTaataaacacttattttattgctttgcATGTTGACATACTTTTGACAAAGTTTCATGAAGAGCTCCGAGCTATACTACTATTgtccaaatatgtatatacagtcCACTACtcttacttagttaaaataaaagtgtcaTACGATTCGCACGTGTTATTATtgcagtttatttaatttcaagacCCTCAATCAATTAGTGATCAATTCTCAACTATAACTCCTTAACATATGGTCCAAAATCGAACCGGATAACATCGCTATTGTTCAATAGTTGGCGAACAGTGAGAACAATAGATGCTCACATTCCTAAGCGATAAGGAATAGTTGGAAGGATTTTTGTGTGATCAGTGTTTCATTACagtgttataataacattataaaagtgaaattaacctataaaaacgaaataaattaCGTTATATACACACCATACTGTGAAGTACTATTACGTTGGGCTGTGTTCAGTTTTTTCAGTGGGTCTGAGTAATCGGATAATTACGAACTACGCTCAAAGTCATAGTGTACGATGGAGGGTCTTTTTGAGTATCAATTTAAGTTGTTGGAGACATTAAGAAGTGCAGAAAAGAATTATAGGAAATCACCGAAAgacagaataaaaatatcatatatagAAACTCGATTAGAAGTGTTAGAACAATTATGGCGGGACTTTAAGGAAGGAcacaaaagtttaattttaaaaatatctaaagagGAAGAAAAGGAAAGTACCTATTTTAAAGGAAACTTTAGTGATATTTTTGATGAGCTATATATTCAGTACAAGTCCACTATGAAGGAGGACTTTCAAAACTTAACCAAACAGTCTCCTTTATCACATACCTCAATAGCGGGTGGCGACGAACAGaggttattaaataatattaaattaccgTCAATACAAATACCGAAGTTTGGAGGTAAATATGAAGAATGGACAACTTTTTATGACTTATTTTGCTCCTTGATTCATAACAATAAGTCTTTAACGCCGGTGCAAAAACTACATTatctaaaaagtaatttatcgGGTGACCCAGAACTATTAATACGCAACTTTTCGACTACGGACGCAAACTACGATGAGGCATGGAACCAGTTAGTGAaacgatataataataagcgGTTGAATTGCTATGCAATTTTAAGAACATTATTTTCACAGAAGGGTATATGTACGGAGACATCGAGTTCAATCAAACAATTGGTAGACACTACGTC from Pieris napi chromosome 15, ilPieNapi1.2, whole genome shotgun sequence encodes the following:
- the LOC125056725 gene encoding protein bric-a-brac 1-like, which produces MNNAPQFSLRWNNYVSHVTEAFNILRFENDLVDVTLCCDGGKIKAHKMLLSACSNYFKQIFKENPCQHPVIIFRNFKYEDLNAIINFMYHGEVNIFQEQLESFLITAELLEVKGLTDNLEEESYKNQIRINDSVSLDLTSKSKPESIVQTTSEEPINLATLQPTREDNLPTNAPFVVVEHDNMFDLQLDSNKDSNISQSKPSGSSDEMHVDYQSTSVEDLQEKSSSETDLAKFRCQLCPKGFKHPTSLTLHKDSHAGKTQCPVCRRSFSRSYDMRSHLQRIHQGKQLTIKEIRYKNSNDTVAAKQFTHNI